The Actinopolymorpha sp. NPDC004070 genome includes the window TGGGTGGGGATCCTGCTGTCGGTGTTCCAGCAGTTCGTCGGCATCAACGTGATCTTCTACTACTCCTCGGTGTTGTGGCAGGCGGTCGGGTTCAGCGAGGAGGACTCGCTCGTCATCACGGTCATCACCTCGGTGACGAACATCGTCACCACCCTGATCGCGATCGCCACCATCGACCGGATCGGCCGCAAGCCGCTACTGCTGATCGGCTCGGCGGGGATGACCATCACCCTTGGTACGTTGGCGTTCGCGTTCGGGACCGCGCCCGTCGTGCACGGCAAACCCGTGCTGGAGGGCGTGATGTCGCCGCTGGCCCTGATCGCGGCGAACGTCTACGTCGTGTTCTTCGGCCTGAGCTGGGGACCGGTGGTGTGGGTGCTGCTCGGCGAGATGTTCAACAACCGCATTCGTGCGCAGGCGCTGGCCGTGGCGGCCGCCGCGCAGTGGCTGGCCAACTTCGCGGTGTCGACGACGTTCCCGGTGCTGCAGCAGATCGGGCTGGGGTTCGCGTACGGGCTCTACACCCTGTTCGCGGTTCTGTCCTTCCTGTTCGTCGCCCGGGCGGTGCCGGAGACCAAGGGCAGGGAGCTGGAGTCGATGTGACCTGTCGGCTCGCCTGCCCGGGTCAGGTAGTTCAGGTAGTTCAGGTCGCCCACGTCGGCCTGGTCGCTCACTTTCCTGCCGGGGTGGCGATCCCGGCGTCGAAGAGTGCGTTGGCGACCTTCTCCAGCAGCCGCCAGTCCTCCTCGAGCGGACGCCGCACCGAGGGTCGTTCGAGAACGGTGTCCAGCGTGACGTACTCCGCGCCGAGGTCCACGAGGTCCGCCACGTCGTCCAGGATCTGCGACATGGTGCCCTCGCCGGTCAGCCGGTCGTCGTCACGCCTCGTGTCACCGGGGTTGGCCCGGATCCGTACCGACAGCATCGGCGCTTCACGTCCGGCGGCGTCGGCTTCCTCGCACAGGCCCGGCAATTCCTTCGTACGCAGCCATCCCGGTCGCGGGTTGATCGGGTGCCACGCGTCGCCGTAGGTCACCGCGCGCCGCAGGCCCGCCCGGCTGGCACCGCCCACCCAGATCGGCGGGTGCGGCCAGCGTACCGGCGGCGGACAGCTGTACACGTCGCGGAACGACACGAACTCGCCTTCGTACGTGGCGCGTTCGGATGTCCAGAGCGCCTTGACAGCAGCGAGGTACTCGTCGGTGACGTCACCTCTGCGCATGAACGGCGGTGCGTTCAGTGCGGCGAATTCCGACTCCGACCAGCCCACTCCGACCCCGAGCCCAACCCGCCCCTTGCTGAACTGGTCGATGGCGGTCGTCATCCGTGCTGTCAACAGCGGGTTGCGGTAGGGCGCGACCGCCACGGACGTGCCGAGTTCGAGATGCTCGGTGGCTCCGGCCAGCCAGGCCATCGCGGTGAACGGCTCGTAGAACGGCTCGGGGTACAGGTCGGCGACGTCCTGGGTGAGCGCCGCGTGGTCGGAGATCATCGCGAGGGAGAAGCCGGTCCGCTCGGCGAATCTCGCCTAGCCGAGCAGCGCGTCCGGGCCCGCACTCGCACCGAAGTTGATGACGTTTACGCCAAGCTTCACCGCCCCTCACCCCTCGCCGCGAGCACCGCCAGGTAGCGGTCGAACGGTTCTCGCGCTCCGAGGACGGGCTGGTGCTCCACGGTCTCCGGCGCGGCGTCCCGCAGGATCCCCTGCAGCCGGGTGAGGTCCGGTCGCGGCGTACCGCCGAAGTCGGGGACGTACTCCTTCGGTGCGGCGTACACGATCCAGGTCGCGCCGGCCACCAGCGCGGCGGTGTGGCACATCGCGCACGGCTCGCAGGTGGACACCACGGTCGCTCCGGTGAGGTCGCCGTCGCCGAGCTTTCGGCTCGCGTCGCGTACCGCCTCGACCTCGGCGTGTGCGATCGGGTCGGAGTCGCGGACGGCGGTGTTGACCCCGGTGCCGAGCACCTGGCCGTCGCGGACCACCACGGCGGCGAACGGCAGCTGGCCCGCGTCCGCGTTCGCGGTGGCCAGGGAGAGCGCCTGGCGTAGATAGGGGAGCAGGTCGTCGGCCCCTGCTGGGGCTGGCCATGGAGCCGGCCATGGGGTTGGCCCGGAGAGGCCGGTGTGGTCGTCATGAGCCCAGACGCTAAACCGTAACGTCGGCGTGAGGGTCAAGACCTGATCGGAGTTACGCTTTCCCGCATGCGCATCGGAGAGTTGTCCAGGCGAAGCGGGGTCAGCGTGCGCGCGCTGCGCTACTAGGAGGAGCAGGGCCTGCTGGCGTCGCGGCGCTGCCCGAACGGCTACCGCGAGTACGACCCCTCGGCGCTCGCCCGGGTCGGCCAGATCCAGTTGCTGTACTCCGCGGGCCTGTGCAGTGCGAAGATCGTCGAGCTGCTGCCGTGCATCCGGTCCGACGGCGAGCGCGTGATCCCCTCCGCCGGCCTGGTGGGCGACCTGCAGGTCGAGCGCACCCGCATACTGCGCCAGATCGAGGAGATGGCCGCGTCGCTGCGCGTCCTGGACGGCGTGATCGCCGCGGCCGAGCCGAGTGAGTCCCCGGCGGTCGCGGCCTCCGCTGGGTGACTTTCCGCGTGACACGATTGAAGGTGAGCCGGGCGCCGGTCCGCTCCACCGATCGGGTGATTCGCGCCAGATGTCGGACCGGCCCGGATGACGACGTACAACGACATACGTACGACGTACAACACCGTGTCGAGGGGGAGTCATGGGGGAGAGCCACTGGGTGTTCGAGCCGGGGCACACCGGCGCGGAGTTCACCGCGA containing:
- a CDS encoding nucleoside deaminase, whose protein sequence is MTLTPTLRFSVWAHDDHTGLSGPTPWPAPWPAPAGADDLLPYLRQALSLATANADAGQLPFAAVVVRDGQVLGTGVNTAVRDSDPIAHAEVEAVRDASRKLGDGDLTGATVVSTCEPCAMCHTAALVAGATWIVYAAPKEYVPDFGGTPRPDLTRLQGILRDAAPETVEHQPVLGAREPFDRYLAVLAARGEGR